In Clostridium omnivorum, the DNA window ACTCACTTAACATATTTGGTGACCACCAAGACGTTATGGCTTGCAGACAAACTGGTTTTGCAATGCTTGCAGAAAGTTCAGTACAACAAGTTATGGATCTAGGAGCAGTTGCTCACTTAGCAGCTATAAAAGGAAGAGTTCCATTTGTTAACTTCTTTGATGGATTCAGAACATCACACGAAGTTCAAAAAATAGAAGTTTTAGAATATGATGAATTAAAAGATTTAGTAGATATGGATGAAGTTAATGCTTTCAGAAGAAGAGCATTAAATCCAGATCATCCAGTAACTCGTGGTACTGCTCAAAACCCAGATATATATTTCCAAGAAAGAGAAGTTTCAAACAAGTACTACGAAGCACTTCCAGAAATAGTTGAAAGCTACATGGCTGAAATAACTAAGATAACAGGAAGAGAATATCACTTATTCAATTACTATGGAGCACCAGATGCTGAAAGAATGATAATAGCTATGGGTTCTGTATGTGATGCTATAGAAGAAACAATAGATTATTTAATGTCTAAGGGAGAAAAAGTTGGTTTATTAAATGTTCACTTATATAGACCATTCTCATTAGAACATTTCTTCAAATATATACCAAGTACTGTTAAGAGCATAGCTGTTCTTGATAGGACTAAGGAGCCAGGATCAATTGGAGAACCATTATACCTAGATGTTAAAAATGCATTCTATGGTAGAGAACATCAACCAGTAATCGTTGGAGGAAGATATGGATTAGGTTCAAAAGACACTGTTCCAGCACACATTCTTCCAGTGTTCGAAAACTTAAAATCAGCAAATCCAAAGAATGGATTTACAATTGCTATAGTTGATGATGTAACTAATACTTCATTACCAGTTGGAGAAGATATAGATACAACACCAGCAGGAACTAAAGCTTGTAAGTTCTGGGGTCTTGGATCAGATGGTACTGTTGGAGCTAACAAGAGTGCTATAAAGATCATTGGTGACCATACAGACATGTATGCACAAGGATACTTTGCATATGACTCAAAGAAATCAGGAGGAATAACAGTTTCTCACTTAAGATTTGGTAAGACTCCAATTAAGTCCCCATACTTAATAAACAAAGCTGATTTCGTAGCTTGTCATAACCAATCCTACGTTTACAAGTATAACGTATTAGAAGGATTAAAGAAGGGCGCTAAATTCTTACTAAATACAGTTTGGACACCTGAAGAAGTTGAAACTCACTTGCCAGCTTCATATAAGAGATTTATTGCTGAAAACAACATTGAATTCTATACATTAAATGCTGTTAAAATAGCTCAAGAAATTGGACTTGGCGGAAGAATCAACATGATAATGCAATCTGCATTCTTCAAGATTTCTAACGTTATTCCAGTTGAAGATGCTATCAAATACTTAAAAGATGCAGTTGTAACTTCTTATGGTAAGAAGGGACAAAAAGTTGTTGATATGAACAATGCTGCTATCGATAAGGGTGTTGAATCAATAGTTAAAATAAATGTTCCAGATTCATGGAAAGATGCTGTAGAAGAAGCAGCTGCAACAGTTGCTATTCCAGAATTCATAAGCAAGATTGTTAACCCAATGAACAGACAAGAAGGAGACAAACTTCCTGTAAGTGCATTCATAGGAATGGAAGATGGTACATTCCCACAAGGAACTGCTGCTTATGAAAAGAGAGGCGTAGCTATAAATGTTCCTGAATGGGATGTGGACAAGTGTATACAATGTAACCAATGTTCATTTGTATGTCCACATGCTGCAATAAGACCAGTACTTTTAACTGAAGAAGAAGCTGCAAAAGCTCCATCAGCATTAAAAGTTAAAGCTGCAACAGGTGCTAAGGAACTTAAGTTTGCTATAGCTGTATCTCAACTTGATTGTACAGGATGCGGAAACTGCGCTGATATTTGTCCAGCTAAGGAAAAAGCTCTTGTTATGAAGCCACTTGAAAGTCAATTAGATAAGACTGTGGCATGGGATTATGCTATGAAGGTATCACCTAAAGCAAATCCAATGAGCAAGTTCAGTGTGAAGGGAAGCCAATTCGAACAGCCATTACTTGAGTTCTCAGGTGCATGCGGTGGTTGTATGGAAACTTCATACGCTAAGCTTGTGACACAATTATTCGGTGACAGAATGATGATAGCTAATGCTACTGGATGTTCGTCAATCTGGGGAGCATCAGCACCAGCAACTCCATACACTGTTAACCACAGAGGACACGGACCATCATGGGCTAACTCATTATTTGAAGATAATGCTGAATTTGGTCTTGGAATGTTCCTAGGAGTTCAACAAACAAGAGATAGATTAGCTGCAACTGTAAAAGAAGTTTTAGCTGGAAATGCAAGCGATGAATTAAAAGCTGCTCTAAAGGATTGGTTAGACAACATGAATGTTGGAGAAGGATCAAGAGAAAGAGCTGATAGAGTAATAGCTGCAATTGAAGCTGAAAATTGTGATTGCGCGAGTGTTAAAGAAATATATGAAAATAGAGATTTCTTAGTTAAGAGATCAAACTGGATCTTTGGTGGAGACGGTTGGGCATATGACATCGGATACGGTGGATTAGACCACGTTCTTGCATCAGGAGAAGACGTAAATGTATTCGTATTTGATACAGAAGTTTACTCAAATACTGGTGGACAATCTTCAAAAGCTACTCCAACAGCTGCAATAGCTAAATTTGCTGCTAGTGGAAAGAACACTAAGAAAAAAGACCTTGGAATGATGGCTATGAGCTATGGCTACGTTTATGTAGCTCAAGTATCCATGGGTGCTGATAAGAACCAAACATTAAAAGCTATAGCTGAAGCTGAAGCATATCCAGGACCATCATTAATAATTGGTTACTCACCATGTATTAATCACGGATTAAAGAATGGTATGGGCAAGAGCCAATTAGAAGGCAAGAGAGCAGTTGAATGTGGATACTGGGCTAATTACAGATACAATCCAGCATTAAAAGAAGCAGGAAAGAATCCATTCAGCTTAGATTCAAAGGAACCAACTGCAGACTTTAGAGAATTCTTAATGGGCGAAGTAAGATACGCTTCACTTGCTAAGCAATTCCCAGAAGCAGCAGATGCATTATTTGAAAAGACTCAAAAAGATGCTATGGAAAGACTTGAAAACTACAAGAAACTTGCTGGTCTATAATAAAAATTAAACTGGATATAATATTAGGGATAGCCAAATTAGGCTGTCCCTAAAAAATTTTTTGTAAAATATAAAAAAAACACTTTTAATATTTGCAAATTAAGGTTAAAATTATACCATAATGCCAAAGGAGGTAATTAATTATGATAGACGAAAAAATATACAATAATCCTGAGGAGGAAAACTGCGGTTGCGGCTGCGGCTGTGGAGATCATGAAGAAGGCGATTGCGGATGCAATGAAGATGAAGGATGTGGCTGTGGTTGTGAAGGTCATGATCATGACCATGGTTCAATGGTAGTAGATCTTGAAGACGAAAATGGAAATGTAGTTGCATGTGAAGTAGTTGATGGATTTACATATAAAGAAAATGATTATATACTTGTTCAACACCCAGAGGACGGCTCAGTTTTCCTATTTAAAGTTGAGGGAGAACAAGGCGAATTAGTAATACCTGATGACGCAGAGTTTGATGAAGTGTCCAAGTATTATGAACAATCAATGAATGACGAAGAATAAGTGATTAAGGAGTCGTTGCTAAGGCATCGACTCCTTATTTGTAGTAAATTCAAAGAAAGGAATATATATGGAGAAACTAGCGATATTTGATGTAGATTATACATTAACAAAAAAGGAAACCCTTGCACAGCTTTATATGTTTATGATGAAAAAGAATCCAAGCTTTATAATTCATGCTCCTAGAAGCTTTTTCTCTGCATTTCTATATGCACTTAAGTTTTTTGATGCTAAAAGGGCTAAGGAAAATTTTATAACTTTCATTGAAGGCATTAAAGAAGAAGATATGCAGAGGCTTGTTAAGGAATTTTATGAAGAGAAGCTTAGCAAAATATTATATGAAGATGCGATTAAAATGATAAAAAAGTTAAAAGGTGAAGGTTTTAAGGTTTATTTAATATCCGCATCCCCTGAATTCTATTTGAATGAGCTTTATAATATAAAGGAAGTGGATAAAATAATAGGAACTAAGTTTCGATGCAGTAACGGTATTTATAGTAGAAAAATGGAAGGCGAAAATTGTAAGGGAGAAGAAAAGGTTAGAAGATTAAAAGAAGAACTAAAAAAAGATAATATAGAAGTTGATTTTAAAAATTCTTACATGTTTTCAGATTCTTTAGCAGATAAACCTTTATTTGATCTAGTGGGAAATCCGTTTTTAATTAATTATAAAAAAGGTCACGATAAAATTAAAATATTAAATTGGAAGTAAAAGTCCTAAGTGGGCTTTAAGAGAAAACTGCCATTAGGAACTGGCAGGAATAGTTTGCAGCATGTTCTGAGTAAAAAGGAGGTAGTAAAATGAGCGAATGTGTAAATAAATTATTTCTCCAAGATTTTAAAGAATTAAGTACAAATGATTTTGATGAAGCTTTGATTTCAAAGGGTACTTCAATATACGAAGTTATTAGAGTTATGGATGGGGTACCGTTATTTTTAGAGAGGCACTTAGAAAGACTGAAAAAGTCAGCAAATATAGTAAAACTTAAGTTATGGCTTACAGATAGCGAAGTAAGAGAGCAGATTAGAAGGCTGATCAAATTAAATGGAACTAAAGATGGAAACGTAAAAATAGTGTTTAATTATAGCGACAAAAATTCATTTTTAGTATACTTTTTAGCACATCATTATCCTAAAGAAGACCAATATCTTAACGGGGTACCAACAATTATTTATCATGGTGAAAGAAGTAACCCTAATGCTAAAATTATAAACCATAATTTTAGGCATGAAGTTGAAAAGAAAATTAGCGAAAGTGAAGTATATGAAGCTATATTAGTGGACAATAATGGTTGTATTACCGAAGGAAGTAAGTCTAATATTTTTATGGTGAAGAATAATAGCGTTATTACTGCGCCTATTGAAACAGTTTTGCCTGGTATAACTAGACAAGTAATAAAGGAAATATGCATGAATTTAGATATAGAGCTGAAAGAGCAGAAAATTAAGGAGATTGAGATTAAAACGCTTGATGCTCTTTTTATAACTGGAACATCTCCAAAAGTATTGCCTATAAGTAAAGTGGATAGTCTTAATTTTAAGTCCTCAGCTAATTCTATTGTCTTATCCATTATGAGGGCTTATAATAAAATTATAGAAGATTATATAAAAAGCCAAAAATAGACAAATATATTTAAAGTTTTAATTTAATATTACGATATATTAAATAATGATTTGTTAAAATTCGATATGTTCTGCTTTTTTGGGGGGGGAAAATATGAACAAAACCTACACTTGCAGTACGATAGATGAATGCTTGGAGCAGGCAAGTAAAGAACTCGGTATACCAAAGCATTCCCTCGACTATAGTATTGAAGAAGAAACTAAGCTTTTTTTTAGAAAAAGCTGTACTATTTCAGTAAAAATAGAAGAGGCATCTAAAGAGGATGTTTTAAGTGGTAGTGCAAGTATAAAAGATGGTAAAATAATCGTTAAAAATCCTTGCGAAGGAAAGCAAGCTGCAATAATTAGAGCATCAAAGGATGTAAGGCTTGTTATTAATGATAAAGAAGTTGTAAATTCAGTAGAGATTTATGAGAATAGTAAAATTGAGTACTTTTTTAGTGAGACAAAATCAGAAAGATTAATGAACATTAGAATAAGTGATAACAGAATGGAAGCATATTTGGATATTAAATATATACCAGAAATAGTTTTCAAGCTTAAGGATACTAAGGAAACAAACACCCTCATTTTAGAGTCAGATATAAAAGAAAAAAAGTATCCACCAAGATTTAGTAAAGATGAAATAAAAGAAGAGTTAAAAAAACATGGAATTATTAATGGTGTTATAGAAGAAAATGTTAATGAATGCATCAAAAAAGATGAAATTAATAATTTGGTTATTGCAAAAGGTCAGCCAATGCAGGATGACGAAGATGATGTAGTTGAAATAAAGTTTGCAATGGATAACGATTTGAAAAAACTTTCGGAAGATAATAATGGAAGAGTAGACTTTAAAAGCATTGGCTCAATTAATGCAGTTCTGCAAGGCGATGTGGTAGCCAGATTGATAAAAGGTAAAGAAGGCACAGATGGCAAGGATGTTTTTGGAAATATAAAAAAGCATAAAGCAGGGAAGAAAATTAATTTAACTGCTGGCCAAGGATGTATTTTAAAAGATAATACTACAGTAATAGCAGCTATCCAAGGAAAGCCTTGCATAAAGAATAATACCTGCTATGTTTTTCAGCTTCATGAGGTTTCAAAGGATGTAGATATGTCTACAGGAAACATAAAGTTTGTTGGTGACGTTTTAGTTAATGGTACAGTTAGAGAAGGTATGAAGGTAGAGTCAGGTAATGCAGCTAATATTAAAGGAAATGTGGAAAGAGCGGAAATTATAGCAAAAGGTGATATCAACATTGATGGAAATATTATATTTTCCTCAGTTAATGCTGGCGGAGAAGATAATGAAAAACTAAACTTTTTAAAGACTTTGGAAGGTTTTAGTATTTTACTTAAGGCATTAATTGACAATATCGAGGAAATCAAAAAGTTTAATTTATTAGGATATGATAAAACAGATGGACAAATAATTAAAGTTTTAATGGATACTAAATTTAAAACTCTTAGTAAGATATGTTTAAACCTATTAGCACAATCGGCTTTAATTAACCATCAAGAAGGTAAAAAGAATGATAGTCTTACAGAAGCTATTAGAGGCCAATTAATGGGACTAGCACCACTTAAAATAAAGCATTATAGTGAACTGTTTGGAATAATTGATATTTTAAAAAATAAGATTGAAATTTATAAAAATACCTTGGCACTACCTGTTAATATAAAAATAGGGTATTGTCAGGATTCATCTATAAAGAGTTCTGGAAACATAATGGTGGTTGGAAAAGGTACCTATGTTTCTAATTTGGAGGCTCACCAAGGCATTTACTTCCTGACAGAAGGTAGTGTAGTACGAGGTGGTTCTTTAAGAGCATCAACTGAGATAAAGTGCAAGGTAGTTGGGAGTCAAGGTGGTGTGACTACTAGACTTATAGTTGATGATGGTGGGCAAATTTGGATGGATACAGCATATGAAAACACTATAGTTGGAATTGGAATGAGAGAACAAGCAATTGATGTACCAAGTAAAAATGTACATGCTTTTTTAGATACTAATGGTGATTTGATAGTTGAAAGATTAAATTTATAGGAGGATGCTTTATGAGTGACAAGGAAATTAAAGTATTGATTTTTTGTATTAATGGGGAATACTATGCTACTGATATTATGGAAGTCGAAAGAATTTTAGGATATGAAGAGCCTACAAAACTTCCTGATTCTCCAATTTTTGTTGAGGGAGTTATAAATTATGAGGGTAACATATTACCGATAATATCTATGGCAAGAAGATTTAATTTGCCACTTAGCGAAAAGAGTAATGATTGTAAAATAATAGTATCAAAACAACAAGAAAGTAAAGTTGGAATAATTGTTGACGTTGTTTCAGAAGTAAGAGACGTTAAAGTAGAAAATATAGAGACTCCACCAGAAATAGTTGCAGGAATATCAAAGAGATATATGAAGGGTCTTATTAAGATAGATAATAAGATTATTATATTTTTAAATCTTTCAACTATTTTAACCGATGAAGAAAAAAGACAAATATAATTAGGTGTTACTATGGAAAATAGAGAAATTAAAGTAGGGATTGCAGATTTAAATGTTGCTAATTCTCCAGATAAGCTAATTACAGTGGGACTTGGCTCATGTATTGGCATAGCATTATACGATAAATTTAGAGGTATAGGTGGACTCGCACATATAATGCTGCCGGATAGTTCTCAATTTAATAACGTAACTAATCCGCATAAATTTGCAGATTTAGCTATTCCAGTACTTATTCAAAGAATGGAAGAGCTTGGAGCTACTAAAAGAAATATTAGAGCAAAAATCGCCGGTGGTGCTTCAATGTTCAACTTTTCAGATAAGAGTATGATAATGGATGTTGGAAATAGAAATGGTTTAGCTGTAAAAATGGCACTAGAAAAGCTTTCTATTCCAATTTTAAGCGAAGATATTGGTGGAAACAAAGGAAGAACAATGGTTTTCGATACTTTAAATGGAGTTGTTCAAATAAAGACAGTAGGTATGGGTATAAAAGAAATATAATGGAGTGATTTGCTTGAAAAAAATAAGAGTAATTGTAGTTGATGATTCAGCTTTGATGAGAAAAATCATTTCAGATATGATTAATTCTGAAGACGATATGGAAGTAGTAGATATAGCTAAAAATGGACAAGAGTTATTAAATAAAATATCTAATAGCACACCTCAAGTTATTACTCTTGACGTAGAAATGCCAATAATGGATGGCATGACAGCTTTGAAAGAGTTAAAGAGGTCCTATAAAAATATACCCGTAATAATGCTCAGCAGTATATCACAAAAAGGAACTCAATTGACCATGGAATGTCTAGAGTCAGGAGCCTTTGATTTTATTCCAAAGCCTTCTG includes these proteins:
- the nifJ gene encoding pyruvate:ferredoxin (flavodoxin) oxidoreductase: MRKMKTMDGNTAAAHVSYAFTDVAAIYPITPSSPMAEHVDEWVSQGRKNIFGQTVKVMEMQSEAGAAGAVHGSLQAGALTTTYTASQGLLLMIPNMYKIAGELLPGVLHVSARALAANSLNIFGDHQDVMACRQTGFAMLAESSVQQVMDLGAVAHLAAIKGRVPFVNFFDGFRTSHEVQKIEVLEYDELKDLVDMDEVNAFRRRALNPDHPVTRGTAQNPDIYFQEREVSNKYYEALPEIVESYMAEITKITGREYHLFNYYGAPDAERMIIAMGSVCDAIEETIDYLMSKGEKVGLLNVHLYRPFSLEHFFKYIPSTVKSIAVLDRTKEPGSIGEPLYLDVKNAFYGREHQPVIVGGRYGLGSKDTVPAHILPVFENLKSANPKNGFTIAIVDDVTNTSLPVGEDIDTTPAGTKACKFWGLGSDGTVGANKSAIKIIGDHTDMYAQGYFAYDSKKSGGITVSHLRFGKTPIKSPYLINKADFVACHNQSYVYKYNVLEGLKKGAKFLLNTVWTPEEVETHLPASYKRFIAENNIEFYTLNAVKIAQEIGLGGRINMIMQSAFFKISNVIPVEDAIKYLKDAVVTSYGKKGQKVVDMNNAAIDKGVESIVKINVPDSWKDAVEEAAATVAIPEFISKIVNPMNRQEGDKLPVSAFIGMEDGTFPQGTAAYEKRGVAINVPEWDVDKCIQCNQCSFVCPHAAIRPVLLTEEEAAKAPSALKVKAATGAKELKFAIAVSQLDCTGCGNCADICPAKEKALVMKPLESQLDKTVAWDYAMKVSPKANPMSKFSVKGSQFEQPLLEFSGACGGCMETSYAKLVTQLFGDRMMIANATGCSSIWGASAPATPYTVNHRGHGPSWANSLFEDNAEFGLGMFLGVQQTRDRLAATVKEVLAGNASDELKAALKDWLDNMNVGEGSRERADRVIAAIEAENCDCASVKEIYENRDFLVKRSNWIFGGDGWAYDIGYGGLDHVLASGEDVNVFVFDTEVYSNTGGQSSKATPTAAIAKFAASGKNTKKKDLGMMAMSYGYVYVAQVSMGADKNQTLKAIAEAEAYPGPSLIIGYSPCINHGLKNGMGKSQLEGKRAVECGYWANYRYNPALKEAGKNPFSLDSKEPTADFREFLMGEVRYASLAKQFPEAADALFEKTQKDAMERLENYKKLAGL
- a CDS encoding DUF1292 domain-containing protein produces the protein MIDEKIYNNPEEENCGCGCGCGDHEEGDCGCNEDEGCGCGCEGHDHDHGSMVVDLEDENGNVVACEVVDGFTYKENDYILVQHPEDGSVFLFKVEGEQGELVIPDDAEFDEVSKYYEQSMNDEE
- a CDS encoding HAD-IB family hydrolase encodes the protein MEKLAIFDVDYTLTKKETLAQLYMFMMKKNPSFIIHAPRSFFSAFLYALKFFDAKRAKENFITFIEGIKEEDMQRLVKEFYEEKLSKILYEDAIKMIKKLKGEGFKVYLISASPEFYLNELYNIKEVDKIIGTKFRCSNGIYSRKMEGENCKGEEKVRRLKEELKKDNIEVDFKNSYMFSDSLADKPLFDLVGNPFLINYKKGHDKIKILNWK
- a CDS encoding aminotransferase class IV translates to MSECVNKLFLQDFKELSTNDFDEALISKGTSIYEVIRVMDGVPLFLERHLERLKKSANIVKLKLWLTDSEVREQIRRLIKLNGTKDGNVKIVFNYSDKNSFLVYFLAHHYPKEDQYLNGVPTIIYHGERSNPNAKIINHNFRHEVEKKISESEVYEAILVDNNGCITEGSKSNIFMVKNNSVITAPIETVLPGITRQVIKEICMNLDIELKEQKIKEIEIKTLDALFITGTSPKVLPISKVDSLNFKSSANSIVLSIMRAYNKIIEDYIKSQK
- a CDS encoding flagellar assembly protein A, encoding MNKTYTCSTIDECLEQASKELGIPKHSLDYSIEEETKLFFRKSCTISVKIEEASKEDVLSGSASIKDGKIIVKNPCEGKQAAIIRASKDVRLVINDKEVVNSVEIYENSKIEYFFSETKSERLMNIRISDNRMEAYLDIKYIPEIVFKLKDTKETNTLILESDIKEKKYPPRFSKDEIKEELKKHGIINGVIEENVNECIKKDEINNLVIAKGQPMQDDEDDVVEIKFAMDNDLKKLSEDNNGRVDFKSIGSINAVLQGDVVARLIKGKEGTDGKDVFGNIKKHKAGKKINLTAGQGCILKDNTTVIAAIQGKPCIKNNTCYVFQLHEVSKDVDMSTGNIKFVGDVLVNGTVREGMKVESGNAANIKGNVERAEIIAKGDINIDGNIIFSSVNAGGEDNEKLNFLKTLEGFSILLKALIDNIEEIKKFNLLGYDKTDGQIIKVLMDTKFKTLSKICLNLLAQSALINHQEGKKNDSLTEAIRGQLMGLAPLKIKHYSELFGIIDILKNKIEIYKNTLALPVNIKIGYCQDSSIKSSGNIMVVGKGTYVSNLEAHQGIYFLTEGSVVRGGSLRASTEIKCKVVGSQGGVTTRLIVDDGGQIWMDTAYENTIVGIGMREQAIDVPSKNVHAFLDTNGDLIVERLNL
- a CDS encoding chemotaxis protein CheW, coding for MSDKEIKVLIFCINGEYYATDIMEVERILGYEEPTKLPDSPIFVEGVINYEGNILPIISMARRFNLPLSEKSNDCKIIVSKQQESKVGIIVDVVSEVRDVKVENIETPPEIVAGISKRYMKGLIKIDNKIIIFLNLSTILTDEEKRQI
- a CDS encoding chemotaxis protein CheD, giving the protein MENREIKVGIADLNVANSPDKLITVGLGSCIGIALYDKFRGIGGLAHIMLPDSSQFNNVTNPHKFADLAIPVLIQRMEELGATKRNIRAKIAGGASMFNFSDKSMIMDVGNRNGLAVKMALEKLSIPILSEDIGGNKGRTMVFDTLNGVVQIKTVGMGIKEI